The DNA region GGCGGGAAGCTCTCGCTTTTTAGTATCGAGTTGAGAAACCCGAAGTCCATAGGCTTCTCGGTGTGATTTATCCCCGGCGCCTGGGCCACTACCGCCGCCCACATCAGGAATATCCCCAGAAACACCGCCTCCGCCACAGCCAGATGACCCCACCGCTCCTTCGCGAAAGCCAGAATCTCACCCCCTCGCCTCCTCCAGAGCCATGCTGACCCCAGCGCCAGTACCGCCCAAATCCCGATAAGCGCCCCCTGGCTGTTTGGCACAAGCCCCGTAAGAACCACAATCCAATAGACGTACGAGGCCGCCAATAGCCCTAGTACTTTGGACAGCGTAACGCCACGGTCAGGCAGTCGCTTGAACAGCAAAAAGGCGATGGGAACAAAAATGAGGCCCAGAAGCTCAACGGCCAGAAGCCACAGCAGCAGGTGGCCTAACAATGATGGCAAGCTCTACGGCCTCAGTTCAATGGCGCCAGCAGCGCCTCGACAAACTCTTCCGGCTCGAAAGGCGCTATGTCCTCTATCTTCTCGCCTGTTCCAATGTAATAAATCGGTAGCCCCAGCTCTCGCCTTATCGCCAGGGCTATACCGCCCTTGGCGGTCCCGTCCAGCTTCGCCAGGAATATCCCGGAACACTCTATTGTGTCCTTAAAAGCCTTGGCCTGCGCCAGACCGTTGTATCCTGTCGTCGCGTCCAGCACCAGCAGTGTATGGTGCGGCGCCGACGCGTCCAGCCGCTTTATCACTGACCTCACCTTCTTCATCTCTTCCATCAGGTTGGTCTTGGTATGAAGCCGGCCCGCCGTGTCGACGATTAACACATCAATATCCCGCGCCTTGGCCGCCTGGTAAGCGTCAAAAGCCACCGCCCCGGGGTCCGCCCCGTGCTGGTGGGCTACAACGTCTACGCCCACACGCTGCGCCAGGATTTGCAGCTGCTCAATGGCCGCCGCCCGGAACGTGTCCCCCGCGGCCAGCAGCACCCGCTGCCCCCCACCGGCGTAGAGCTTGGCCAGCTTGGCGATGCTCGTCGTCTTGCCCACGCCGTTCACGCCAACCACCAGCACCACATATGGCCCCGCCTGGGATTTCGTCTCTGTATCCGCCTTTGTAGCGCCATCGCCCAACGCCGATATCAGCTCCTCCTTGAGGACACCAAACACCTGCTGCGCATCGCCCAGCGACTCCTTTTTCGCCCTCTCCTTAACCCTCTGCACTATGGACAGCGAGGTTTCAACTCCCACGTCGCCGGAAATAAGTATCTCCTCCAGCTGCTCCCACAACGACTCGTCAAGCTGCGGCGATGACTTCAGTATGCCCATGATGCGCCCGAACAGAGACCCGCGGCTTTTCTGTACCGCCTGCTGCGTCTTAGCCTTAGACTCTTCCTTGTTCCGCTTAAAGATCCTCAACATATAGCTGCTCTTTCTTAGACGAGTCGCCCGTTAGAATTTTAATTGCCTTGCTGGCCGCCTGCCTCTCGGCGTCCGCCTTCCGACGCCCAGTCCCTGCCGCCAGAGGCTTGCCGTCCATCCGCACCTCTATTGTGAACTGGCGGCTATGGTCCTTCCCCTCCTCAGCGACTACCACGTACTGCGGCGGGATGCCGACTTTTGCCTGTACAATCTCTTGCAAGTGGGACTTGGGGTCCTTCGGCAAGCCCGCGCTCCCAACGTCGTCAATCTCACTGCCCAGCAACTCTAAAACAAGCCCCTTCGCTTTTTCATACCCCTGGTCCAGGAACACCGCGCCCACCACCGCCTCCAACGCCGAAGCTAGGTTGGACCCCCGCTCCCGACCCCCTCCCAGCTCCTCGCCGTAGCCCATGTGCAGGGCCTCGCCCAACCCTAATTTACCCGCCGCCTTCGCCAGCGATTCCCTCTGTACCAGGTAGGCCCGCAGCTTGGTCATCTGCCCCTCTTGCAGGTCCGGAAACCTCTGGTAAAGCTCCGCCGCCACAATCGCTCCTAGGACTGCATCTCCCAAAAATTCCAGGCGCTCATACGAGACCTGCTTTGTGGCAGGGTTCTCATTCAGGAATGAAGGGTGCGTCAGGGCCTCAATCAAAAGGCTGGGCTCTTGAAATCTTAAGCCCAGCCTTTTCTCCACTTTCCTCGATAAAGCCAATCGAAAGGACCCTATGTTCTGGCCTGGACACCCGCGGGCCAGGGCGGTTGGGGCCGCTTAATCTCGCCAATGTTTACCCACAATGACATCAGCTTGGACAAACTTTCGTATATTTCCACCGAATCCTTCTTGTCAGGGTAGAACATCTTGAGAAATGCGCTCTGTCCATTCGGAAAAACAAAGGTCGGCACCCCAAAAACGCCATACCTCTTCACGCCTTCGTCATGGCTTTCAGCAATGGTCTGCACAATCTTCGGGTCCTTCATATCCTTCTGAAGCCTTCCAATGTCCAGACCCGCCTGCTTGGCGCAGTCTAAGACAACGTTTATGTCTGTCAGCTCTTTACGCTGCTCGTGGCGCGCCTTCACCAGCGCCAGGTGAAACTTATCGTACGCCTCTCTGCCCTGCCGCATAGCCGCCAGGCCAGCCTTCAGCGCCAGCATTCCCCGCACCTTCGTGTCGTCATGTTCCCACGCCTTCCATTCCGGCCCTTCCTTGCTGTTGATCTGGGCCAGCACAAAAGGCTTCCATTCCACCTCGGGACGTTCCCCTGTCAACTCCTCCACGTTACGCAGCCAGACGGTCGCGTTATAAACGTAGGGTCAAGTGTAGTCGTAGAAGATGGTCATCTTTTCTTTTGCCATAACGCCCCCATTAGCCCTTATTCGCTGATTTTACTACACCGCGCTAAAAGGCAAAAGAACAGTTCAGCCATGCTATAATCCTAATGTGACGGTCGACCATGCCCCCTTCCCGAAAACGCAAAGCCCCTTCCTCTTCTGACCTCCTCGTCCCCTTCCAGCAATCCCTCTCTGCTGAAGCCCAACAGGTCTTCCAAACCCTGGCTCGACACGCCTCGCGCCATTCCTTACCTCTATACCTCGTCGGCGGCGCCCTCCGAGACCTTATCCTCCGCAATCCGACGAAAGACCTCGACCTGGTCGTCGAAGGCGACGCCATCTCCTTGGTCTCATCGGCAGCTGGAACCCTCGGCATCAAGCCTACCATCCACCACGCCTTCGGCACCGCCACAATTAAGGCCGGCTCGGTGCAAATCGACATTGCCACAGCTCGCAAGGAGACCTACGCCCGCCCGGGCGCTCTACCCACCGTGTCCCCCAGCACCATCGAAGACGACCTACGCCGCCGCGACTTTACCTTGAACGCCATGGCTCTGGGTCTCGCGGGACCCCATCATGGCCATCTGCTGGACCCCCACCAGGGCATGTACGACCTGCGTCAGCGTCTTGTCCGCGTCCTCCACGACTCCAGTTTTCATGACGACGCCACCCGCATGTTTCGCGCCGTTCGATACGAGCAGCGCCTGGACTTCCAGATCGAGCCTCAGACCAAGGCTCTTATTAGCGAAGCCTTAGATAAAAACATGCTCTCCACCATCAGCGCCGACCGCCTGCGTAACGAGCTTGAACTCATGCTTGCGGAAGCAAGCCCCGGCAAAATGCTCCAGCGCACTCATGACCTCGGCCTCCTCCAGGCCCTCTTCCCACCCCTTGTCCGCACCCCACCCATCACCCTCATCCCCGAAAAAAGCGTCCCTCTGGTCTTTATCGCCGCCCTTGCCTACCGCCTCACCGCCAATGAGGCTGAAGCCTTTATTGCCCGCATCAACATGACCCACCCCTGGGCCGTCGCCGCCCGCCAGTCCGCCGACCTTCACTCCATCGAAGAAAAGTTATCCAGGCCGGACCTGACCCGCCGAGACCTGTGGGAACTGCTGGAGCATCGACCCCTTGTCTGCGTTAAGGCCGCCGCCGCCGTGGCAGAAAATCCCCTGGCAAAAGACAGGCTGCGGCAGTACATTAGTCTTTATCAGCGCATGAAGCCTGTCCTGACTGGTGACGATCTTTTGGCACTGGGGTATGCTCCCGGGCCCAAAGTCGGCCAGATACTGCGGCGGCTCCAGATATCCAGGTTGGAAGGAAAAACAAATACTAAAGATGATGAAGTGAAGCTGGCTAAAGCCTGGCTGGCTTCCTGAGGAGGCTCCTACGACTCTCGAGCAACAGACTTGCATTGTTTGCAGCGAACCCTTGGGGGATTACGCGCAAGCTTCCTGCCAGTATTGCGGAGGCCGTTTCCACCAGCCCTGGCTTAAAAAGGAGGACGAAGCCTGTGGCCACCTCATCAGCCACAGCGAGGCCCTGGCCATCGTCTTCCTCTGCAACAACTGTTACACAGAAACAGAAGACTAGCGCGTTATGAAAGCTGTCTATATCGAAAGCCACGGTGGTCCCGAAGTCCTCAAGTACGGCGAACGCCCGGAGCCTTACATCCAGCCCCACGAGTTAAAAATCCGGGTCCGCGCCGCTGGCATCAACCGGCTCGACACCTACGTCCGCGCAGGCATTCGAGGCCAGAAGCGCCAATTCCCCCCACCTCACATTATAGGTGGCGACTGCGCCGGCGAAGTCATTGATGTAGGAAGCCGCGTCTCCGCCATCAAAAAAGGCCAGCGCGTCGTCGTCAACCCTCGCGTCTCCTGCGGCGTCTGCTCTTACTGCCTGGCCGGCGATGACGACCTCTGCCCCAATTCTCGATTTATGGGCAGCGCCATCGACGGCAGCTACGCCGAATACGTCGTCGTCCCCTCCGTCAACGTCCACCCAATCGCCGACTCCGTCTCTTTCGAAGAAGCTGCTGCCATGCCCACCGTTTACCTGCCGATGTGGAACATGCTTATCCGCAAGACCAGACTAAAGCCCTGGGAAACAGTCCTGGTCCTCTCCGCCTCCGCCGGCGTGGGTACCGCCGCCATTCAGGTCGCCAAACGCGTCATCGGCGCCAGGGTCATCGCCACCACCAGCAGCCCTGAGAAAGCCGCCAGGGCAAGAGAGCTCGGCGCTGACCATGTCATCGACTACACCAAAGAAGACATGGCCCAGCGAGTCAAAGACCTGACCGGCGGCGAAGGCGTGGACGTTGTCGTCGACCACGTAGGCGCTCAGTTCTTCGAAGCCGCTTACAACTCTCTCAAACGCGGCGGACGGTACGGCAACTGCGGTGTCACCACCGGCTACCAGGCGCAGCTCCAGATGGGCACACTCTTTACCCGGGAGCTTAAGCTCTTCGGCGTCTACATGGGCTCCAAGGAGGACATGCGGCAGGTTGTGGCCATGCTCAACGCAGGCAAGATAAAACCCGTCGTTCACCAGGTCTTTCCCCTCCAGCAAGCCCCCGAAGCCCACAAAACCATGGAATCCCGAGGGTTCTTTGGCAAGCTGGTGCTGAAGGTATAAAAGTATTTGCATTGACCCCCTTTCCCCCTCTTGTTACACTCCCAGCGCCCCTAAGCAACTAAAGAGGTCGCTAATGCTCTACGAAGTCCGCACCTACACCCTTATCCCCAACGCTATACCCGAGTACGAAAAACGCTTTGCCCAAGGCCTCGCCCATCGTGAGAAATTCTCCAAGCTCGCCGCCTTCTGGCACACCGACATCGGCCCCCTGAACCAGGTTATCCACGTCTGGCCCTATAACGACCTTGAGGAGCGTCGCAAGGTCAGGGCCGCTGCTGTGAAGGAAGGCGTCTGGCCACCTAAGGCGTCCGAATTGTATGTCGACACCCGCAGTGAGGTTTTCACCCCTGCACCCTTCATGCGGCCCCTCAATACACAAAAGGTCGGCCCCATCTTTGAAATGCGCACCTACACCTACAAAGTCGGCGCCATGTCCCAGGTCCTGAAGCTTTGGGAAGAACGAATCGCCTGGCGGGAAAAGCTCTCCCCCATGGTGGCCTGCTGGTACAGCGAATTCGGCGAGTTAAATCGCTTTGTCCACATTTGGGCCTATAAGAGCCTCGATGAGCGCGCGCGCATCCGCGTCGAATCTTTCAAAGACCGGAGCAAATGGCCCGCCCCTACCCAGGAATGGCTCTTGGCCCAGGAAAACAAAATCATGCTCCCCGCCTCCTTCTCACCGGTCCAGTAGCCCTTTCCCTGCCACAAAAGAGAGAGGCCCCAGTCGGGGGCCTCTCTCTTTGCTTTCAGATATGTAAACTTACTCTAAGTCCACCAGGGGAGCATGTATCGCCACCTGCTGCATCGGCTTCACATGAATCTTCTTCACCTTCCCGTCCCGCGGCGCCCGAATGCTCTGCTCCATCTTCATCGCCTCCACCACACACACCTCGTCACCTGCCGACACTGTTGCCCCTGGCTTCACCTTAATCGCCAGCACCTTCCCTGACATCGGAGACGTTATGGAACCGGTGTCCGCCGCTGGCTGTGGCTTAGGCGCCGCGTGAGGCTTTGGCGCGGCGACGGGCTGGGCGGGCTTCGACGCTGCGGGCCGGTGAGCCGGCCGTACCGTAAGACCTTCTACCTCCACCACATAGCTCTGACCCTCCACGGTCACTTTGGCTGTAGCGCCTATCGGCTCCTCCACCTCCACCGTAAACCACCGTTCCCCAACCTTGACCCTGACCTCCCTTACCGCCACCCTGCTCTCCCCATAGGCCTCACGGCCATCTGCTGCGACCGACCATAAATCTTCCACGGACTCGCCACGCCACCGCTCCCATTGGCGCCGTTATGAGAACCGTTCTTGGCCGCCATCATAGCCACTGCCGCGGCGGCGGCTAGTTCCCTCTCATCCACGTCTATTTCCCCGGCCCCATTCTCCGAAGCCGCCCCTTGCAAAGCCTCGGCTTGAAGGTTAGCCACCAGCCACGTATCGTATTTGCCCGAGATGAACTCATGGCTGGAAATTACTCGATGTAGAAACGGGATGTTGGTGCTGACTCCTTCTATCTGATATTCCGACAGCGCCGCCGCCAGCCTAGACCGTGCCTCCTCCCTCGACTCCCCCCAGCAGATCAGCTTCGCCAGTAACGGGTCGTAATAGATGCTGACCTCATAACCTGGGTAGATAGCCCCGTCTATTCGAACAAAATCATCCACCTTAGGTTCTTTGATTTGCGTTATTGTCCCCGCCGATGGGAAAAAGGTCTCCGGGTCTTCCGCGTATATTCGGGCTTCCATCGCGTATCCATGCGTTCGGATAACCTTTTGCTTCAGCGGCAGCGTCTCGCCGGCGGCAATCCTTATCTGCATCTCCACCAAGTCAATGCCGGTAATCATCTCGGTTATGCCGTGCTCCACCTGGAGCCGCTTGTTCATTTCTAGAAAATACATCTCGCCATCGCTGGAAACTAGGAACTCTACCGTGCCCGCGTTGGTGTAGCCAATGTGCTTAGCCAGCTTCAGCGCATTCTTTGTCAGCGTCTTGCGGAGCTTGCCGTTGATCTTTATGGTAGGCGCCACCTCCAGCACCTTCTGGTTGCGGCGCTGCACTGAGCAGTCCCTTTCATAAAGGTGCGCCACGTTTCCCTTCTCGTCCCCCAGTATCTGCACCTCGATGTGCGACGCGTGTTCCAGGTAGCGCTCGAAATACAGTCGCGGGCTGCCAAACGAATTCTCGGCTTGATGCCTGGCACGCTCAAGTATAGGCACCAGCTCCTTTGCCGACCTCACAATCTGCATGCCGATGCCGCCACCACCCGCAGCCGCCTTTACCATCAACGGAAAACCCAGCTTCTTCGCTCGCTTTAGGGCGTTGCGGTCCCCCACTGCGGTGTTGGTGCCCGGAATAATGGGTATGCCCGCCTTTTCCGCCAGTTTGCGGGCCTCCAGCTTGTCCCCCATCTTCTCGACAACTTCCGGCGTCGGCCCTATGAACTTTATTCCCACCTCGCGGCATGCCACCGCAAAAGCGGCGTTCTCAGACAAGAATCCATACCCTGGGTGTATCGCCTCAGCGCCGGAGGTTTCTGCCACATCAATTATCTTTACAATGTTTAGGTAGCTCTCCGACGGGGGTGCCGCTCCAATGTAATAAGCCTCGTCCGCCATCTGCACGTGAAGGGCGTTGCTGTCCGCTTCCGAATACACCGCCACTGTCGGAATCCCCATCTTCTTGCAAGTGCGGATTACCCGACAGGCTATCTCGCCGCGATTAGCTATAAGTATCTTGCTGAACATAGCTCTCCCCCGCCATTATACACACAGAATCCCCAATCGAAGCTAGGCCTTTAAGCCCGCTGTAGCGCCTATGTGGTCCATGAACCCCTTCGCCCTCACCTCCCTGTCCAGCCAGTAACGCAAACTGCTGTCCAGCAGAGACCTTAGCTCCCTTACCAGCGCCGCCGGCATGTCCACCGTCGCCAGAGCCGGCACCTCGCTGATATGCAGAAAGCGAAGCGCCCTCAAGGCCTCAATTGATAGCGGCGCCAGTCGCACGTTGCCTGTCGGCCGGCACTGGGTGCATACAAGTCCCCCCAGGTCCACGCTGAAGCGGTGCTGCCCCGGGGTCACCCCTTTCCGGCACTCTACACATCGATATATCTCCGGCATGAAGCCTGTGACCTTCAGTAGGTTGAGTTGGTAATAAGGCACTATAACCTCGGGTGGCGACGATGACTGAATCTCTCGCAGCATGACTGAGAACAACCTGTAAAGCGCGGGGTTAGGGCTGTCTTGATTGGCGAAAGCCTCGGCCAGCTCCGCCAGATACAGGGCCATGGCCGTAGCCTCCAGGTTGCTCTTGATAGCTACATACCCTTCCAGGTTTTGCGCCTGGCTGATGCTGTCCATGTCTCGGCCCTTGCTGAGCGCCAAATCGACGCGCGTAAGCGGCTCCAGGTGTCCCACCTTCCGGCTGGTCGGCTTCCTCGCCCCCCACGCCATGGCCCGAACCTTTGAGCCGTCGCGAGTCAAAAGCGTCACCAACAAGTGCCCTTCGCCGTATGGCGAAGACTTCAGCACTATGGCTTCTGTTTTGTAAATCCGGCTGGACACGGGTTAAAGCTCTCGCCGGCCCTGGAAAGCTCGAGTCAATGTTACCTCATCGGCATATTCTAGCTGGCCCCCCACTGGAAGTCCCCTGGCCAGGTTAGTCACGCGCACTCCCAGCGGGGAAATGAGGCGCTGGATATACATTGCCGTGGCATCGCCCTCCAGCGTCGGGTTTACTCCGATAACGACTTCTCTAACCGTACCGTCTTGCAAACGCGGCAGCATCTCTCGAATTTTCAGGTCTTCAGGGCCTATCCCGTTCATGGGAGAAATTACCCCGTGGAGTACATGGTACAGTCCCCTGTAGAACCCCACCTTCTCCATCGTAAGCACGTCCAGCGGGTCTTCCACCACGCATATCAGGCTCCGGTCCCGTCTTGGGTCGGCACAAATATCGCACGGGTCTATCTCCGTCAGGTTGTGGCACGACGAGCAAAAGATAATCCTGTCCTTGACGCCCAGTATCGAGTCCGCCAGCGACTGCACGTCGTCCGATGACGCTCTGATGATGTGGTAAGCCAGCCGCTGGGCTGTCTTCGGGCCAATACCTGGAAGGCGATTCAGTTCTTGAATAAGACGCGCGACAGGGCCGGGAGCGGGGATATGGCTGCGTTCCGTTACCATTTAGTTAGAAAGAAACCTGCGTATATTATATCGCTTCCCGGCCGTTTCCGTTACGCTCAAACCCCTGGTCGCTGTAGACCCCCGCCTCCCTCCCCTGAAACACGTGGACAATGAACTCTTCTCGATTAACGCCCGCCACATCCACCAGTTCCTCATCTATGATCTCTAGCAGGTCCTCAATCGACTCCTGTGTCAGGCTCTCCACCACGCACAGAGTCCCATGCACCATGTTAGGCGTGAAATGAATATCTATCCTTCCCACCGGATGTGTATCCTCGACAATCGTGTACGACTCCGAGTTGGCCGTCCGGCAGTCCCGCTCAAAGGTGTAATCTGGCATAAAAGACTCCTTACTCCCGTACCTGGCCGTTGCCCATAACTATCCACTTATAAGATGTCAGGTCCTTCAGCCCCATAGGGCCCCGGGCGTGGAACTTCTGAGTGCTGATTCCTACCTCCGCCCCTAGCCCAAACTGTCCTCCGTCTGTGAAATAAGTGCTGGCATTC from SAR202 cluster bacterium includes:
- the ftsY gene encoding signal recognition particle-docking protein FtsY, with the protein product MLRIFKRNKEESKAKTQQAVQKSRGSLFGRIMGILKSSPQLDESLWEQLEEILISGDVGVETSLSIVQRVKERAKKESLGDAQQVFGVLKEELISALGDGATKADTETKSQAGPYVVLVVGVNGVGKTTSIAKLAKLYAGGGQRVLLAAGDTFRAAAIEQLQILAQRVGVDVVAHQHGADPGAVAFDAYQAAKARDIDVLIVDTAGRLHTKTNLMEEMKKVRSVIKRLDASAPHHTLLVLDATTGYNGLAQAKAFKDTIECSGIFLAKLDGTAKGGIALAIRRELGLPIYYIGTGEKIEDIAPFEPEEFVEALLAPLN
- the rnc gene encoding ribonuclease III, whose product is MARGCPGQNIGSFRLALSRKVEKRLGLRFQEPSLLIEALTHPSFLNENPATKQVSYERLEFLGDAVLGAIVAAELYQRFPDLQEGQMTKLRAYLVQRESLAKAAGKLGLGEALHMGYGEELGGGRERGSNLASALEAVVGAVFLDQGYEKAKGLVLELLGSEIDDVGSAGLPKDPKSHLQEIVQAKVGIPPQYVVVAEEGKDHSRQFTIEVRMDGKPLAAGTGRRKADAERQAASKAIKILTGDSSKKEQLYVEDL
- a CDS encoding CCA tRNA nucleotidyltransferase, with the protein product MPPSRKRKAPSSSDLLVPFQQSLSAEAQQVFQTLARHASRHSLPLYLVGGALRDLILRNPTKDLDLVVEGDAISLVSSAAGTLGIKPTIHHAFGTATIKAGSVQIDIATARKETYARPGALPTVSPSTIEDDLRRRDFTLNAMALGLAGPHHGHLLDPHQGMYDLRQRLVRVLHDSSFHDDATRMFRAVRYEQRLDFQIEPQTKALISEALDKNMLSTISADRLRNELELMLAEASPGKMLQRTHDLGLLQALFPPLVRTPPITLIPEKSVPLVFIAALAYRLTANEAEAFIARINMTHPWAVAARQSADLHSIEEKLSRPDLTRRDLWELLEHRPLVCVKAAAAVAENPLAKDRLRQYISLYQRMKPVLTGDDLLALGYAPGPKVGQILRRLQISRLEGKTNTKDDEVKLAKAWLAS
- a CDS encoding zinc-binding dehydrogenase, with protein sequence MKAVYIESHGGPEVLKYGERPEPYIQPHELKIRVRAAGINRLDTYVRAGIRGQKRQFPPPHIIGGDCAGEVIDVGSRVSAIKKGQRVVVNPRVSCGVCSYCLAGDDDLCPNSRFMGSAIDGSYAEYVVVPSVNVHPIADSVSFEEAAAMPTVYLPMWNMLIRKTRLKPWETVLVLSASAGVGTAAIQVAKRVIGARVIATTSSPEKAARARELGADHVIDYTKEDMAQRVKDLTGGEGVDVVVDHVGAQFFEAAYNSLKRGGRYGNCGVTTGYQAQLQMGTLFTRELKLFGVYMGSKEDMRQVVAMLNAGKIKPVVHQVFPLQQAPEAHKTMESRGFFGKLVLKV
- a CDS encoding NIPSNAP family protein; the protein is MLYEVRTYTLIPNAIPEYEKRFAQGLAHREKFSKLAAFWHTDIGPLNQVIHVWPYNDLEERRKVRAAAVKEGVWPPKASELYVDTRSEVFTPAPFMRPLNTQKVGPIFEMRTYTYKVGAMSQVLKLWEERIAWREKLSPMVACWYSEFGELNRFVHIWAYKSLDERARIRVESFKDRSKWPAPTQEWLLAQENKIMLPASFSPVQ
- a CDS encoding acetyl-CoA carboxylase biotin carboxyl carrier protein subunit (composes the biotin carboxyl carrier protein subunit of the acetyl-CoA carboxylase complex, the enzyme that catalyzes the carboxylation of acetyl-CoA to malonyl-CoA, which in turn controls the rate of fatty acid metabolism) is translated as MGATAKVTVEGQSYVVEVEGLTVRPAHRPAASKPAQPVAAPKPHAAPKPQPAADTGSITSPMSGKVLAIKVKPGATVSAGDEVCVVEAMKMEQSIRAPRDGKVKKIHVKPMQQVAIHAPLVDLE
- a CDS encoding acetyl-CoA carboxylase biotin carboxylase subunit; the protein is MFSKILIANRGEIACRVIRTCKKMGIPTVAVYSEADSNALHVQMADEAYYIGAAPPSESYLNIVKIIDVAETSGAEAIHPGYGFLSENAAFAVACREVGIKFIGPTPEVVEKMGDKLEARKLAEKAGIPIIPGTNTAVGDRNALKRAKKLGFPLMVKAAAGGGGIGMQIVRSAKELVPILERARHQAENSFGSPRLYFERYLEHASHIEVQILGDEKGNVAHLYERDCSVQRRNQKVLEVAPTIKINGKLRKTLTKNALKLAKHIGYTNAGTVEFLVSSDGEMYFLEMNKRLQVEHGITEMITGIDLVEMQIRIAAGETLPLKQKVIRTHGYAMEARIYAEDPETFFPSAGTITQIKEPKVDDFVRIDGAIYPGYEVSIYYDPLLAKLICWGESREEARSRLAAALSEYQIEGVSTNIPFLHRVISSHEFISGKYDTWLVANLQAEALQGAASENGAGEIDVDERELAAAAAVAMMAAKNGSHNGANGSGGVASPWKIYGRSQQMAVRPMGRAGWR
- the recO gene encoding DNA repair protein RecO → MSSRIYKTEAIVLKSSPYGEGHLLVTLLTRDGSKVRAMAWGARKPTSRKVGHLEPLTRVDLALSKGRDMDSISQAQNLEGYVAIKSNLEATAMALYLAELAEAFANQDSPNPALYRLFSVMLREIQSSSPPEVIVPYYQLNLLKVTGFMPEIYRCVECRKGVTPGQHRFSVDLGGLVCTQCRPTGNVRLAPLSIEALRALRFLHISEVPALATVDMPAALVRELRSLLDSSLRYWLDREVRAKGFMDHIGATAGLKA
- the recR gene encoding recombination protein RecR, with translation MPAPGPVARLIQELNRLPGIGPKTAQRLAYHIIRASSDDVQSLADSILGVKDRIIFCSSCHNLTEIDPCDICADPRRDRSLICVVEDPLDVLTMEKVGFYRGLYHVLHGVISPMNGIGPEDLKIREMLPRLQDGTVREVVIGVNPTLEGDATAMYIQRLISPLGVRVTNLARGLPVGGQLEYADEVTLTRAFQGRREL